The following proteins come from a genomic window of Nostoc sp. ATCC 53789:
- a CDS encoding nuclear transport factor 2 family protein: MLSLDDTNITRFLSVPSKPLLWHCFFQKCPVHKIIARRWIELISEHRIEDICDLTAPTWRMHGALPGLPPGPDGVRKLFGSFGAIEQKWTIEDVIAEGDKVVVRATNTCTQESFFGILSHGREQTFTAMFIHWIVDGKIVETWRNADDLGRVLQLGARIEPGTSGK; the protein is encoded by the coding sequence TTGCTTAGTTTGGATGATACTAACATTACTCGTTTTTTATCTGTACCGTCAAAACCCTTACTGTGGCATTGCTTTTTCCAAAAATGTCCTGTGCATAAAATAATTGCTCGACGCTGGATTGAACTCATTAGCGAGCATCGAATTGAAGATATCTGCGATCTGACTGCCCCAACTTGGAGGATGCACGGTGCTTTACCTGGGCTTCCTCCAGGGCCGGATGGAGTACGTAAACTCTTTGGCTCATTTGGGGCTATTGAGCAGAAATGGACAATTGAAGACGTAATTGCTGAAGGTGACAAAGTTGTGGTGCGTGCAACTAATACCTGCACTCAGGAAAGTTTCTTTGGAATACTTAGTCATGGTCGAGAGCAGACGTTCACGGCTATGTTCATTCATTGGATTGTTGACGGGAAGATAGTTGAAACTTGGCGAAATGCTGATGATCTCGGACGAGTTCTTCAGCTTGGGGCGCGGATTGAGCCGGGAACGTCTGGGAAATAA
- a CDS encoding DHA2 family efflux MFS transporter permease subunit, with translation MAQLETQPLALSDTQKNWVLFGVGLGVFMSTLDVGIINVALPTLVQAFGTSFPTTQWAVLSYQLVSSGLVLGATRLGDMWGKKSLYQGGLVLFTFSSLLCGFAPSIEWLIAFRALQGLGAVFISGLGLAIITEVFPSSERGRAVGVIGSVVSLGIAFGPSAGGLLLSLSGWHSIFFINVPLGIIASFLIARVVPPSVRIQGKQKFDFFGAVLALLTLGSFGLGMTLGQSQGFGSTNALLLLAIATVSFIIFLVVEAVIKEPLLELHLFRNLQLSMGLLSGWLAFIVIGGSLLIVPFFLESVKHYPTVKVGLLLAVSPVLSGLIAPLGGILSDRFGARLISPIGLGLMIGGCLGISTFDAQITELGYVSRYFIYGIGLGLFQSPNNSTVMGAVPRERLGIASGLLSLSRTSGNTVGVSLIGAVFGALIASMSAGADVSVAPPDAIVAGFQGTFRFAALILCGAAVASVLRIRKRQGAGGE, from the coding sequence TTGGCACAATTGGAAACACAACCTCTGGCTTTGTCAGACACTCAGAAAAATTGGGTCTTATTCGGTGTCGGACTTGGGGTGTTCATGTCTACCCTTGATGTGGGCATCATCAATGTTGCTTTACCCACATTGGTGCAAGCCTTTGGTACCAGTTTTCCGACAACCCAATGGGCTGTATTGAGTTACCAGTTGGTCAGTTCCGGTTTAGTTTTGGGGGCAACCCGCTTGGGAGATATGTGGGGTAAGAAATCCTTGTATCAGGGGGGACTTGTTCTATTTACTTTCAGTTCGCTGTTGTGTGGTTTTGCACCTAGTATTGAGTGGTTGATTGCCTTTCGCGCACTTCAAGGACTGGGTGCTGTGTTCATTTCTGGGCTTGGTTTGGCAATCATTACAGAAGTTTTTCCATCTTCGGAGCGAGGTCGCGCTGTTGGCGTTATCGGTAGTGTTGTATCACTGGGAATTGCTTTTGGCCCTTCCGCAGGCGGGCTGCTCCTAAGCTTATCAGGCTGGCATAGTATATTCTTCATCAATGTACCGTTGGGGATTATCGCTAGTTTCTTGATAGCTCGGGTAGTGCCACCTTCTGTACGCATTCAGGGTAAACAGAAATTTGACTTTTTTGGAGCTGTATTGGCTTTATTGACTCTGGGTAGTTTTGGTCTGGGTATGACGCTAGGGCAAAGTCAGGGCTTTGGTAGTACCAATGCGTTGCTATTATTAGCGATCGCTACCGTAAGTTTCATAATATTTTTGGTAGTTGAAGCGGTTATAAAAGAGCCGCTATTAGAACTACACCTGTTTCGCAATCTTCAGTTGAGTATGGGTTTGCTAAGTGGGTGGCTAGCATTCATTGTTATCGGCGGCTCGCTACTCATCGTCCCTTTCTTTCTAGAGAGCGTCAAGCATTATCCGACGGTAAAAGTGGGGCTGCTACTAGCTGTGTCACCCGTACTTAGTGGGTTAATTGCCCCACTAGGGGGAATACTTTCAGACCGCTTTGGCGCTCGACTAATCAGCCCAATTGGACTGGGGTTAATGATAGGTGGCTGTTTGGGGATTAGCACCTTTGATGCTCAGATTACTGAGCTAGGCTATGTGTCACGCTATTTTATTTACGGCATTGGACTAGGTTTATTCCAATCGCCCAATAACAGCACTGTTATGGGAGCAGTACCAAGGGAGCGGCTAGGGATTGCTTCTGGGCTACTATCTTTGTCACGTACATCAGGGAACACAGTAGGAGTTTCTTTAATCGGGGCAGTATTTGGAGCATTAATCGCTAGTATGTCTGCGGGTGCAGATGTTTCTGTTGCCCCTCCTGATGCGATCGTTGCGGGGTTTCAAGGAACTTTTCGCTTTGCAGCCCTAATACTTTGTGGGGCAGCAGTCGCATCTGTGTTGAGGATCAGGAAGAGGCAGGGGGCAGGGGGAGAATAA
- a CDS encoding Npun_R2821/Npun_R2822 family protein, with translation MDSFGIYTLANDVVFDQLVALLNSIEVNVSADIPICIIPYNEQLDLVRKEIKNRKNVILFDNWDVIQHWEEFAHQVWAAHPREKETKLSRPSWYKSHLQRKFVAFEGIFDKFVFYDGDSLAMKPLNNVIDKLETSDFVFDDWEHLKDRAVAALNISVIEKTGLYTEADIRPQLHCSSFFGSKRGLFTVKEIEIMKERLITQKEVEWINGHGWWDDSFLFNYMTLRCDRPLFNFTLSPNGEDRTGNCANADPFVNINNVLYNQDGLKPIHRIHYMSYSSRDFAQLSQGQDINICYGNEFLHYRFLKQPEQRPKQLKPVSIITKTNNFFNKTMNKIQRTLR, from the coding sequence ATGGATTCCTTCGGTATCTACACCCTAGCTAATGATGTGGTGTTTGACCAACTAGTAGCTTTGCTAAACAGTATTGAGGTGAATGTTAGCGCAGATATTCCTATTTGTATAATTCCATATAATGAGCAACTAGATTTAGTTAGGAAAGAAATTAAGAATCGGAAAAATGTAATCTTATTTGATAACTGGGACGTAATTCAACACTGGGAAGAATTTGCTCATCAGGTTTGGGCAGCACATCCAAGGGAAAAAGAGACAAAATTATCACGTCCTAGTTGGTACAAAAGTCATTTACAAAGAAAGTTTGTTGCCTTTGAGGGTATTTTTGATAAATTCGTATTTTATGACGGTGATAGTTTGGCAATGAAGCCACTCAATAATGTAATTGACAAGCTAGAAACATCAGATTTTGTGTTTGATGATTGGGAACACCTTAAGGATAGAGCTGTTGCAGCGTTAAATATTTCAGTTATAGAGAAAACTGGGCTGTATACAGAAGCAGATATACGTCCTCAACTCCATTGTTCTAGTTTCTTTGGCTCTAAACGAGGATTGTTTACTGTTAAAGAAATTGAGATAATGAAGGAGCGATTAATTACCCAAAAAGAAGTTGAGTGGATTAATGGACATGGATGGTGGGATGATTCCTTTTTGTTTAACTATATGACCTTGCGCTGCGATCGCCCACTTTTTAACTTTACACTTAGCCCCAATGGTGAAGATAGAACAGGCAACTGTGCCAATGCAGATCCCTTTGTCAATATTAATAACGTTCTTTACAATCAAGATGGCTTAAAACCAATTCATCGTATCCATTACATGAGCTATTCTTCTCGTGATTTTGCCCAGTTATCTCAAGGGCAAGATATTAATATATGTTATGGAAACGAGTTTTTACACTATCGCTTTCTCAAGCAGCCTGAACAAAGACCAAAACAGCTAAAGCCAGTTAGTATAATTACCAAAACTAATAATTTTTTTAACAAAACAATGAATAAAATTCAAAGAACTCTCCGCTAA
- a CDS encoding TetR/AcrR family transcriptional regulator — MNKSIRSSTLTRIRLIEAASQVFASLGVQGATTREIARVAGVNEVTLFRHFASKEQLLGAVIKNALALQTEALAYPEAWTQDLKIDLRQYAHLYNTMLEAQEDLIRTFIGEAKRHPEEAKQVIQEAAKPLREKLVAYLESSQKLGIVRVDLAPFPAVDMFTGMLLAGMLCRSAKFNQGSYSCEDYIETCVDIFVRGISTSNSSQCGCKI; from the coding sequence ATGAATAAAAGCATCCGTTCATCAACTCTTACCCGTATACGTTTGATAGAAGCCGCCTCGCAAGTATTTGCCAGTTTAGGTGTTCAAGGAGCGACTACCCGTGAAATAGCTCGTGTTGCTGGTGTGAATGAGGTGACTTTATTTCGTCACTTTGCTAGCAAAGAACAACTTCTGGGAGCAGTCATCAAAAATGCCTTGGCACTCCAGACCGAAGCCCTTGCATACCCCGAAGCGTGGACCCAGGATCTAAAAATTGATTTAAGACAGTATGCCCATCTTTATAATACTATGCTAGAAGCACAGGAGGACTTAATTCGTACATTTATTGGAGAAGCTAAACGTCATCCTGAAGAAGCGAAACAAGTGATTCAAGAAGCCGCCAAGCCTTTAAGAGAAAAACTGGTTGCTTACCTGGAATCGAGCCAGAAACTAGGTATCGTGAGAGTAGACCTCGCTCCATTTCCAGCAGTCGATATGTTTACAGGAATGCTGTTAGCTGGAATGCTATGTCGTAGTGCAAAATTTAACCAAGGCAGCTATAGCTGTGAGGACTATATCGAAACCTGTGTAGATATTTTTGTGCGTGGTATCAGTACTTCTAACAGTTCTCAATGCGGTTGTAAAATTTGA
- a CDS encoding sulfur transferase domain-containing protein: protein MINAIQINENLTTTGQVIPKQLEQAIQEGFKSVLNLRSPDELGFSKDEQKLAEALGLHYKNVPLKVDLKNLNEEAITKILTTLEEIPKPAVVHCAAGMRSTGIVLLSIAIQEGLTPEETLARAKNLGFGFFEHAGVSPRLKQLFVDYVNKHAKLAVPTC from the coding sequence GTGATCAACGCCATACAGATTAACGAAAACTTAACGACAACAGGACAAGTTATACCAAAACAGCTTGAGCAAGCTATCCAAGAAGGTTTTAAGTCCGTTCTAAATTTGCGATCGCCTGATGAGCTAGGATTTTCCAAGGATGAGCAAAAATTAGCTGAAGCATTGGGGTTGCATTATAAGAATGTTCCACTCAAGGTAGATTTAAAAAACCTGAATGAAGAGGCCATTACCAAAATCCTCACGACACTCGAAGAAATTCCTAAACCGGCAGTTGTGCATTGTGCAGCCGGGATGCGCTCGACTGGAATTGTACTCTTAAGTATCGCTATCCAGGAAGGATTAACACCAGAAGAAACCTTAGCAAGAGCTAAGAATCTGGGTTTTGGATTCTTTGAACACGCTGGCGTGAGTCCCCGACTGAAGCAATTATTTGTGGACTACGTTAACAAACACGCTAAATTAGCTGTGCCTACTTGCTGA
- a CDS encoding calcium-binding protein — protein MANVNGTNANDVIRTDKYTNNSLSGGDGNYILYSGEGDNSLYGDLGNDILDVSFSSGKNLLDGGLGNDQLYASNTTSNNSLKGGAGGDYFNINNSSGKNFLDGGSENDSFSASYTTGNNTLNGGEGNDYLYIYHSSGNNLLNGGSEDDRLYASNTSGNNTLKGGTGDDVLDISFSSGNNLLSGGLGNDQLYAYSASGNNTLKGGSDNDSFHLSAPSVTPDVLVTQTVDGGTGDDYLSIDYSSFTTEGITSTFDTVTNQGSITAGTYRVSYKNIEQLDIFGTANTDTILGSNGNDFLFGNDGNDLLTGGRGNDYLFGGEGTDTFAFNNYDEGVDSLYDFDPIAEVIQVSAAGFGGSLAESALLTSQFTIGSAATTDAQRFIYDNGTGALFFDQDGSGGTFTQVQFAQLSDGLSLSATNFVVV, from the coding sequence ATGGCAAATGTCAATGGTACTAATGCTAATGATGTCATTAGGACAGATAAATATACCAATAATAGCCTCTCTGGAGGAGATGGTAATTACATTTTATATAGTGGCGAAGGAGATAATAGCCTATACGGTGATTTGGGTAACGATATTCTTGATGTTTCCTTTTCTTCTGGGAAAAACCTTTTAGACGGTGGCTTGGGGAACGATCAACTTTATGCTTCTAACACCACTAGCAACAATAGCCTTAAGGGTGGAGCTGGAGGTGATTATTTTAATATAAACAATTCTTCTGGGAAAAATTTTTTAGACGGTGGCTCTGAGAATGATTCATTTTCTGCTTCCTATACCACTGGTAACAACACCCTTAATGGAGGAGAGGGAAATGATTATCTATACATTTATCATTCTTCTGGAAATAACCTTTTAAACGGTGGCTCTGAGGACGATCGACTTTATGCTTCTAACACCAGTGGCAACAACACCCTTAAGGGAGGAACTGGGGATGATGTGTTGGATATTTCTTTCTCTTCTGGAAATAACCTTTTAAGCGGTGGCTTGGGGAACGATCAACTTTATGCTTACAGTGCTAGTGGCAATAACACCCTTAAAGGAGGGAGTGACAACGACTCCTTCCATTTGAGCGCCCCATCTGTTACCCCTGATGTTTTAGTGACTCAAACGGTAGATGGAGGTACGGGCGACGACTATTTGTCTATCGATTATAGTAGTTTTACTACTGAGGGAATTACCTCAACTTTCGATACAGTCACTAACCAAGGTTCAATTACGGCTGGGACGTATCGAGTTAGCTACAAGAATATTGAACAATTAGATATTTTTGGTACAGCTAACACTGACACTATTCTAGGCAGTAATGGTAACGATTTCCTTTTCGGAAATGATGGCAACGATCTCCTGACTGGAGGGAGAGGCAATGATTATCTATTTGGAGGAGAGGGCACTGATACATTTGCCTTCAATAATTACGATGAAGGTGTTGATAGTCTTTATGACTTCGACCCGATTGCTGAAGTTATTCAGGTTTCGGCTGCTGGTTTCGGCGGATCTTTAGCAGAAAGCGCACTCTTAACTAGTCAGTTTACCATCGGTTCAGCCGCGACAACGGACGCTCAACGATTTATCTACGACAACGGTACAGGTGCGCTGTTCTTTGACCAAGATGGTAGCGGTGGCACATTTACTCAGGTACAATTCGCGCAACTCAGCGATGGATTGTCACTAAGTGCAACTAATTTTGTTGTTGTTTAA
- a CDS encoding GNAT family N-acetyltransferase: MSITCQKVKQICNLDVSHEPMSANEISLRPALETDAWVLSAIHIAAIKALPATFYTEKELLAWRNYRDKPDGSNILKSMKVETCKVAIKGDVVIGFASFIVDELIGLYVHPKYQGKGVGRALVQNFCDEATAQGIDKVITTASLYAEGFYLRLGFTAIQKAPHYLRKGIVVPVTKMSKTLATAPR, from the coding sequence ATGTCTATAACATGCCAAAAAGTCAAACAGATATGTAATCTGGATGTCAGTCATGAACCTATGAGCGCTAACGAAATATCTCTTCGACCTGCTCTAGAAACAGATGCGTGGGTGCTGAGTGCAATTCATATTGCTGCTATCAAAGCTCTGCCTGCAACTTTCTACACCGAAAAAGAACTTTTAGCTTGGCGTAATTACCGCGACAAACCGGATGGTTCAAATATCTTGAAGAGCATGAAAGTGGAAACTTGCAAAGTTGCGATTAAGGGAGATGTTGTTATAGGTTTTGCTAGCTTCATTGTTGATGAACTCATCGGGCTGTATGTCCATCCTAAATATCAAGGTAAAGGGGTTGGACGTGCTTTAGTTCAAAATTTTTGTGACGAAGCAACTGCTCAAGGTATAGATAAGGTAATTACAACTGCTAGTCTTTATGCTGAAGGATTTTATTTACGACTGGGATTTACTGCCATCCAAAAAGCACCTCATTATTTAAGAAAGGGGATAGTTGTCCCAGTTACGAAAATGAGTAAAACATTAGCTACTGCACCGAGATAA
- a CDS encoding GTPase, translated as MVNSVSDNSDEQEFWENVNTQFEEKVQDFSKTLNIAVIGKVSSGKSSLINALLKRSRKKAVAEVGAEAGVTTKLKILRLDDKVRLIDSPGLDDVRSENSDITREFLKHIDVGILVVTGAADASQKRYLDDLLAHCQSVFVVLNKIDEWDKHSPLALEKVITQWKEVLKIEKIYPVCAFGYDADCLPGTPLDIRGVYGLREDIENFLGSKGKDLLLARHMGEKKSYAVAIIATALVAVAIQAFIPGSAAYIAATQAAAIVSLSYLYTGEILSSKAAFNLLRAFARQAVTTTVFLFFKSFLPPTGVIDMAAAVIAVSITLAILATVNSVLESGAKLEEEELLKSKFPTKRKQAETALKGLALTDLKDLLSMKGIIEKLL; from the coding sequence ATGGTTAATTCAGTATCTGATAATTCAGATGAGCAAGAGTTTTGGGAAAATGTAAATACTCAATTTGAGGAAAAAGTCCAAGATTTTTCTAAAACCCTAAATATAGCTGTCATTGGAAAGGTTAGTTCTGGTAAAAGCTCATTAATTAATGCTTTACTCAAAAGAAGTCGTAAAAAAGCCGTAGCAGAAGTGGGTGCTGAAGCTGGTGTAACCACAAAATTAAAAATATTACGACTTGATGATAAAGTTAGGCTAATCGATTCACCAGGGCTTGATGATGTTCGCTCTGAGAATAGTGATATTACACGAGAATTTCTCAAACATATTGATGTAGGTATTTTAGTTGTAACCGGAGCCGCAGATGCGTCTCAGAAAAGATATTTAGATGACCTTCTAGCACACTGTCAATCTGTATTTGTTGTTTTGAATAAAATTGATGAGTGGGATAAGCATTCTCCTTTGGCGTTAGAAAAGGTTATTACTCAGTGGAAAGAGGTGCTTAAGATAGAAAAAATTTACCCAGTGTGTGCATTTGGGTATGATGCTGATTGTCTCCCTGGCACTCCACTAGATATTCGTGGTGTATATGGGCTTCGGGAGGATATAGAAAATTTTTTAGGCTCAAAGGGAAAGGATCTACTACTCGCTCGTCACATGGGTGAGAAAAAATCTTATGCGGTAGCTATCATAGCAACAGCATTAGTTGCAGTTGCTATTCAAGCATTTATTCCTGGCAGTGCAGCTTATATAGCAGCTACACAAGCTGCCGCGATTGTCTCCTTATCCTATCTCTATACTGGTGAAATTCTTTCATCAAAAGCAGCCTTTAATTTACTTCGTGCATTTGCAAGGCAGGCAGTTACAACAACGGTGTTTTTGTTCTTTAAATCCTTCCTACCGCCAACTGGAGTTATTGATATGGCAGCAGCAGTTATTGCTGTAAGTATTACCCTTGCAATTTTAGCGACTGTCAACTCTGTACTTGAAAGTGGAGCAAAATTAGAGGAAGAAGAACTTCTTAAGTCAAAGTTCCCAACTAAGCGCAAACAGGCAGAGACGGCTTTAAAAGGTTTAGCTCTGACAGATTTGAAAGATTTACTATCTATGAAAGGGATTATCGAGAAACTTTTATAA
- a CDS encoding glycosyltransferase family 2 protein produces MPKITVCIPTFNRVNLLPYAIDSVLNQSEQDFELIVCDDGSSDRTPELMSQYTDHRIKYIRHLQNIGKSNNMRSGFDAASGEYFIKFDDDDRLTPDFLASTAAILAQDSSIDFVGTDHWIIDINNVRDEAKTQENTHRWGRKNLPAGVVDNLLEVVFVNQSFQVGATLFRRKTLQELGYMQPNMQNCEDNDLFVRLALAGKKGYYLPKLLMEYRTHAEQQGINRAIPYLFDKMRYLESYKFDSEKIEIIRKNRLTETQLLLGLRLIEKGETQKGRELVLAGRSFSTPKAWTGLGLSLLPVGLRGKAFNALRQARG; encoded by the coding sequence ATGCCTAAAATTACTGTTTGCATTCCTACTTTTAATCGTGTTAATCTTCTTCCTTATGCCATTGACAGTGTACTAAATCAATCTGAGCAGGACTTTGAGCTAATTGTTTGTGATGACGGTTCTAGCGATCGCACGCCTGAGTTAATGTCACAGTATACAGACCACCGGATTAAATATATCCGTCATCTGCAAAATATTGGTAAAAGTAATAATATGCGCTCTGGCTTTGATGCAGCCAGTGGTGAATATTTTATTAAATTTGATGATGACGATCGGCTCACACCCGATTTTCTCGCAAGTACCGCAGCGATTCTTGCTCAAGACTCTAGCATTGATTTTGTTGGTACAGACCATTGGATAATTGATATTAACAATGTGCGGGATGAGGCAAAAACTCAAGAAAATACTCATCGCTGGGGTAGAAAGAATTTACCAGCAGGTGTTGTAGATAATTTGTTGGAAGTTGTATTTGTTAACCAAAGCTTTCAAGTTGGCGCAACATTATTTCGCCGCAAAACCTTGCAAGAATTAGGATATATGCAGCCAAATATGCAAAACTGTGAGGATAATGATTTATTTGTGCGTTTAGCTTTGGCGGGAAAAAAGGGTTATTATTTACCAAAATTATTGATGGAATATCGCACTCATGCAGAACAGCAAGGTATAAATAGAGCCATTCCTTATTTGTTTGATAAAATGCGGTATTTAGAAAGTTATAAGTTTGATTCTGAAAAAATAGAGATAATCAGGAAAAATCGTCTAACTGAAACGCAGTTATTATTAGGTTTGCGTTTAATTGAAAAGGGTGAAACGCAAAAAGGCAGAGAGCTAGTTTTGGCAGGGCGGTCTTTTTCAACTCCTAAAGCTTGGACTGGTTTAGGTTTATCGTTGTTACCAGTTGGGTTGCGAGGTAAGGCGTTTAATGCACTGCGCCAGGCGCGGGGTTAG
- a CDS encoding SDR family NAD(P)-dependent oxidoreductase: MTGKLKEQVAIITGASAGIGEATAIALAAEGATVVLAARRGDRIQALAERIEASGGKALPIVTDVTDENQVNQLVEKANAELGRVDILVNNAGIALLGTIEAGNSSDWRRSFDINVLGLLYATHAVLPLLKAQKSGHIVNISSVAGRTARAGVGVYNATKWGVNALSEALRQEVHKDNIRVTIIEPGLVDTEIDNQITDPVAKQRIEERRKAITPLHSEDVAAAIVYAVTQPSRVNVNEILIRPTGQEH; this comes from the coding sequence ATGACAGGTAAATTAAAAGAACAAGTAGCAATTATCACTGGGGCTTCAGCAGGAATTGGAGAAGCAACTGCGATCGCATTGGCGGCAGAAGGAGCAACAGTAGTATTGGCTGCTAGGCGTGGCGATCGCATTCAGGCATTAGCAGAACGGATTGAAGCTAGTGGTGGCAAGGCATTGCCCATTGTCACTGATGTGACTGATGAAAACCAGGTAAATCAATTGGTGGAAAAAGCAAATGCAGAATTGGGAAGGGTCGATATCCTGGTGAATAATGCAGGGATTGCCTTACTCGGAACCATTGAAGCTGGAAATAGCTCAGACTGGCGGCGATCGTTCGACATCAACGTACTAGGACTGCTATATGCTACCCACGCTGTTTTACCTCTGTTGAAGGCGCAAAAATCGGGGCACATAGTCAATATCTCCTCAGTGGCAGGTCGGACAGCACGGGCGGGTGTCGGTGTTTATAATGCTACCAAATGGGGCGTTAATGCCCTCTCAGAAGCTTTACGCCAAGAAGTTCATAAGGACAACATCCGCGTCACCATTATTGAACCTGGTTTGGTGGATACAGAAATTGACAACCAAATTACCGATCCAGTTGCCAAACAACGTATTGAAGAACGGCGCAAGGCAATCACACCTCTGCATAGCGAAGATGTTGCTGCTGCGATCGTTTATGCCGTTACGCAACCGTCGCGCGTTAATGTCAACGAAATTCTTATCCGGCCAACGGGACAAGAACATTAA
- a CDS encoding transposase yields MENISQWVGIDVSKATLDVYIRPMGKALKVANTEVEISHLVEQLKSFDLNLIVLEATGGLETELIIQLQAALLPVALINPRLGRDFAKATGRLAKTDAIDAQILAHFGEAMKPQVLAIESETARQLGELISRRRQLVEMQTAEKNRRARARGKALADIEAHIEYLEERLKQLNQQIQELTQNNQQWIDKVNLLKTTPGIGQVISTTLVSDLPELGQLTAKQISRLVGVAPINHDSGQHKGKRMINGGRAHVRATLYMGAVVAMRHNPVIKAFYQRLVERGKSKKLALTACVHKMLVILNAMVRDNLPWCLTDNFKPIVNV; encoded by the coding sequence ATGGAAAATATTTCTCAATGGGTAGGCATTGATGTGAGTAAAGCAACTCTCGATGTTTATATCCGTCCAATGGGTAAAGCATTGAAAGTTGCTAATACAGAAGTAGAAATATCTCATCTAGTAGAACAACTCAAATCATTTGATTTAAATCTGATTGTGTTAGAAGCAACAGGAGGATTAGAAACAGAACTTATTATCCAATTGCAGGCAGCACTTTTACCAGTAGCATTAATTAATCCACGCCTTGGAAGAGATTTTGCGAAAGCCACAGGTCGGTTGGCAAAAACTGATGCTATTGATGCACAAATTTTGGCACACTTTGGGGAAGCAATGAAACCCCAGGTGTTAGCAATTGAATCTGAAACAGCGCGTCAACTGGGCGAATTAATTAGTCGCAGAAGACAGTTAGTCGAGATGCAGACTGCTGAGAAAAATCGTCGGGCGCGTGCCCGTGGTAAAGCATTAGCAGATATTGAGGCTCATATTGAATATCTTGAAGAGCGTCTCAAACAGCTCAATCAACAAATTCAGGAATTGACGCAAAATAATCAACAATGGATTGATAAAGTCAATTTACTCAAAACTACTCCTGGTATTGGTCAAGTTATTTCTACTACCCTCGTTTCTGACTTACCAGAACTCGGTCAATTAACTGCCAAACAAATCTCTCGTTTAGTTGGTGTTGCACCGATCAATCATGATAGTGGTCAACACAAAGGTAAGCGGATGATTAATGGTGGTCGTGCCCATGTTCGAGCGACTCTTTATATGGGTGCTGTGGTTGCTATGCGTCATAATCCCGTTATCAAAGCCTTTTATCAGCGCCTTGTCGAACGTGGTAAATCCAAAAAATTGGCCCTAACTGCTTGCGTTCATAAGATGTTAGTCATTTTAAATGCAATGGTTCGAGATAATTTGCCTTGGTGTCTAACTGACAACTTTAAACCAATTGTCAATGTTTAA
- a CDS encoding gamma-glutamylcyclotransferase, translated as MSLSRSDLEAGNSQTRLFEASHSGIKLTTLSEDELQRSLHEILQHQLPNSDIWIFAYGSLIWNPLITYVERRAGIIYGWHRRFCTWMILGRGTPENPGLLLGLDRGGSCRGIVYRIAAADVASELLLIWRREMLAGVYVARWVRVFDGTQEFKAIAFVANRQHPRYAHKLPLTTTVNSIATASGKLGSCADYLMKTVDGLIAEGIKDRKLLLLRKQVLAKQQALLINGGSTETTNYE; from the coding sequence ATGTCACTCAGTCGTAGCGACCTCGAAGCCGGAAACTCACAGACTAGACTGTTTGAAGCATCACACTCTGGAATCAAGTTAACTACCCTGAGCGAAGATGAGTTACAGCGATCGCTCCATGAAATACTACAACACCAACTACCAAATTCTGATATCTGGATATTTGCCTACGGTTCCCTAATTTGGAATCCCCTAATCACATACGTCGAGCGCCGTGCTGGGATCATTTATGGTTGGCATCGGCGCTTCTGTACATGGATGATTCTCGGCCGAGGAACTCCAGAAAATCCCGGATTACTCTTAGGACTCGATCGCGGCGGTAGTTGTCGTGGTATTGTTTATCGAATTGCTGCTGCTGATGTAGCATCCGAATTATTGCTGATTTGGCGACGGGAAATGTTAGCTGGTGTCTACGTTGCCCGTTGGGTAAGGGTATTTGATGGTACGCAAGAATTTAAAGCGATCGCCTTTGTGGCTAATCGCCAGCATCCCAGGTATGCTCATAAATTACCATTAACAACTACTGTTAATAGCATTGCCACCGCATCTGGAAAATTGGGTTCCTGCGCTGATTATCTCATGAAAACTGTCGATGGATTAATCGCAGAAGGTATAAAAGATAGAAAATTGCTCTTATTACGCAAACAAGTGCTGGCAAAACAACAAGCGCTTTTAATTAATGGCGGCTCTACTGAAACTACTAATTATGAATAA